TATCTGCAATGACACACTACGATCCAATACTTACAGCGGTTGCCGGGGCGGCAGGAGGATTATTGCCTGATATATGCCATAGCGGAAGCAAGATCGGCAGCCGTCTCCCGTTGCTTTCTAAGATCATAAGCGCGATCTTCGGACACCGCACGTTTACGCACAGCTTATTATTTTTGCTGATTGCTGCGGTATTTTTATCACATTACGTCTCAAATGATCCAATTCGATTGGGGATTCTTGCGGGGATGATCAGCCATTTGCTGTTGGATGCTGCCACTCGATCAGGAATTAAACTATTCTATCCTTTTAAACTCACCATTCGTTTTCCGGTCACAACAAAAACAGGCAGTAAGGCTGAACATGCGATTCTGGCTATTTTAACGGTAGCTGCGATCTACTTTTTTAGCAAAGAAGCCGTCCAGCAATATACGAATGGGTTTCATTTTTAGCTGATGAACCAGGGAGTCGTCCTCCCTGGTTTTATTGTCGTAGATAAC
This window of the Bacillus gobiensis genome carries:
- a CDS encoding metal-dependent hydrolase, producing the protein MTGKTHITGGIAAGAALSAMTHYDPILTAVAGAAGGLLPDICHSGSKIGSRLPLLSKIISAIFGHRTFTHSLLFLLIAAVFLSHYVSNDPIRLGILAGMISHLLLDAATRSGIKLFYPFKLTIRFPVTTKTGSKAEHAILAILTVAAIYFFSKEAVQQYTNGFHF